Proteins encoded in a region of the Lycorma delicatula isolate Av1 chromosome 6, ASM4794821v1, whole genome shotgun sequence genome:
- the LOC142326621 gene encoding uncharacterized protein LOC142326621 isoform X1 translates to MAGWVPENSNLNTKYIPRYNKELDDVQSYHEPEYHRGYYRGRGRGRYQSVVRKAIGRIGPPGGGSAEGPPSYYNTDSYTANRHFLISFIPSILLFLLLSLSSSSSSQTPQIWCETSIVSLVLLLLLICSINTLKSYNCYAFIVIHDSNFLENKIYFSIPIYF, encoded by the coding sequence GTACATCCCGAGGTATAACAAAGAGCTTGATGATGTTCAATCATACCATGAACCAGAATATCATCGTGGTTATTATCGTGGCCGTGGTAGAGGTCGTTATCAATCAGTAGTTCGGAAGGCGATCGGCCGAATCGGGCCTCCTGGTGGAGGATCTGCAGAAGGGCCTCCTTCATATTACAACACTGACTCCTATACAGCAAACAGGCATTTTCTTATTAGTTTTATACcatcaatattattattcttattattatcactgtcatcatcatcatcatcacaaaCACCACAAATATGGTGTGAAACGTCAATTGTATcattagtattactattattattaatatgcagtattaatactttaaaaagctACAATTGCTATGCTTTTATTGTCATACATGATTCTAATTtcctggaaaataaaatttatttttctataccaatatatttttaa
- the LOC142326621 gene encoding uncharacterized protein LOC142326621 isoform X2, which yields MAGWVPENSNLNTKYNKELDDVQSYHEPEYHRGYYRGRGRGRYQSVVRKAIGRIGPPGGGSAEGPPSYYNTDSYTANRHFLISFIPSILLFLLLSLSSSSSSQTPQIWCETSIVSLVLLLLLICSINTLKSYNCYAFIVIHDSNFLENKIYFSIPIYF from the coding sequence GTATAACAAAGAGCTTGATGATGTTCAATCATACCATGAACCAGAATATCATCGTGGTTATTATCGTGGCCGTGGTAGAGGTCGTTATCAATCAGTAGTTCGGAAGGCGATCGGCCGAATCGGGCCTCCTGGTGGAGGATCTGCAGAAGGGCCTCCTTCATATTACAACACTGACTCCTATACAGCAAACAGGCATTTTCTTATTAGTTTTATACcatcaatattattattcttattattatcactgtcatcatcatcatcatcacaaaCACCACAAATATGGTGTGAAACGTCAATTGTATcattagtattactattattattaatatgcagtattaatactttaaaaagctACAATTGCTATGCTTTTATTGTCATACATGATTCTAATTtcctggaaaataaaatttatttttctataccaatatatttttaa